From the Phyllobacterium sp. T1293 genome, the window AGCAGCCTGACGGTAACATTTGGCGGCGCAAATTCCATCACTGTTCCGCCGGGTGCCCCGGCAGTCTCGGACCCGATTGATCTGAACGTATCGGCTCTGGATACTTTGGCGGTCAGCTTGTTTTTACCACGCTGGACCGGACCTTCCGTGGTGCATCCATTGGCGGAGCAAACTGCTTATCTGTCCATGTCCGGTGACAGCACGGATACGCCTGCACTACCGGAAGCGACCACGCAAACCATGCGGTTCATGCTTTCACGGGTCGAAGTGATGGCCGAAGGCGGCACCTTGGTCACGCTTGGGGATTCAATTACCGACGGTTATGGCTCGGGTACCGACACCAATCAGCGCTGGCCTGATATTCTGGCTGAACGGCTGGCCAAATCAGGTGGTCCGGCGGTCGGTGTCGTGAATGCCGGGATCAGTGGCAACCGTGTGCTGCACGATTTACCGGAGGCAATGTTCGGCCCCAGCGCCCTCTCCCGGCTGGATCGGGACGTGCTCTCGGTTCCCGGGCTGCGCTGGGTGGTTGTCATGGAGGGTATTAACGATATTGGCCATTCAACATCGGCAGGTCTGTCCGAACAGACAGTAACGCCTGAAGATCTCATTGGCGGACTGAAACAGATTGTTGCCCGCACGCGTGCGCATGGCGTGAAAGCCTATTGCGCCACCCTGACGCCCTATGAGGGCACGGTCTTCGCGCATTATTTCACTCCGGAGGGCGAGATAAAACGTCAGGCAGTTAACAGCTGGATACGCACTCCAGACAATTGTGATGCGGTGATCGACTTTGATGCAACCGTGCGCGATCAGGCGAATCCGACGCGTCTTCGCGCCGATTTCGATGTTGGCGACCATCTGCATCCAAACGCCGCCGGCTACAAAGCAATGGCGGAAGCGGTCGACCTTGGTCTCTTTCGCTAAAGCTGCGCCGGAACTCAGCAGGTTTTGATGTCTGGCTATGGCGGGTGGTTCAAACTGATTCTGAAAACACAGTTGAGCGCTTGAAAGAGAGTGGCGATCCCGGCTGGATTCGAACCAGCGACCGTCGGCTTAGAAGGCCGGTGCTCTATCCAGCTGAGCTACGGGACCAGCTTTTTAACCGGCGATCACAGTATCGCCGGGAAATCCGAACAAAATGCAAACAGTCAGTGAGTCCAGGGCTGCTTACGATCAAAGCGGAAGTTTTCCGAATAGGAAACAACACGCCGTCTGGTTTCCTTGGGTTCCTGCACCGAATAGGCAATGCCGTTCTTCTGTGCATAGGCGATTGCCTCTTCCTTCGTTTCGAAGGACAGGCGAATCTGGCTCTTCATATCGCCCGATGACGTGTAGCCCATCAGCGGCTCAACCTTACGTGGCTGTTCCGGCTCAAACTCAAGCGTCCAGCCATCGGTTTTGGCCTTGCCTGATTGCATTGCTGTTTTTGCGGGGCTGTAAATACGTGCTGCCATCAGAAAAAATCCCTTTGTCTGAAATCCCGATATAGTACAGGCTTCGGTTCAGTACCAGCAGCATCATCGGTCAAAGTGGTCGGAGCGGCAGGATTCGAACCTGCGACCCTCTGGTCCCAAACCAGATGCGCTACCAGGCTGCGCTACGCTCCGTTCCAACTTGAACGTTGTGTGCAATAGAGAGTCGGAACCGGGAAAGCAATAGCCAGAAATAGGAAAACTTATGAAAATCGCATAATTGCTGTGCAGGCGTGAAATAGGGCCGAAAAGCCGCATGCAAAATCCTGCTGATTTGCCCTTTGCCTTGAAATCGCACACCAAATTGTAAGTATTGTTGCGACTCAGACCCGAATTTTCATACTCCGCTGCGGCTGCCGGCTTATATCTCCTCTCCTCATAGATCGAATGTCGCCTGCCCCTCATCAATGGCGGTCACAACACTGGCAGCCAGCGCACGGGTGATTTTTGATTTTTTCTCCAGCGCCGCACGATCAAGCTTATCGACAATGCGGCTGGCTGTGGAAAGCGAACGCTCAATATGGCTGACAAGGAAGCTGATGACATTGGGGTCAACGGCGATCTGCCGGTCGGCGAAGAGCTTGTAGAGCACCCCTGATAGCAGCATATCGTCCGGCTCACCGATCTCCACCGTCGTTGCCGCCTTCAGGCGCGACGCAAGATCAGGCAGTTTCACCGGCCAGTTGGCAGGCCAACGGCGCGAGGTCATGAGCAAGCTTGAGCCGCTCTGGCGCACAGTGTTGATGAGATGGAACAGACCAGCCTCGTCAATTGGGCCATCGCCGATGTTATCGATGAGAAATGGCCCGCTTTTGCCCGACGCGTCACCGATATTTGCGGCGTCAATGACTGTGGCATCCGATTCGGCCTTCCAGACAGCGGCCAGATGGGTTTTGCCCGATCCCGTTGGTCCCGCGAGAATAACGACTGGGGAAATCCACTCCGGCCAGCGATCAACAATATCCACCGCTGCCATGTTGGAGGCGGTGACAAT encodes:
- a CDS encoding SGNH/GDSL hydrolase family protein translates to MNRYRKSLRASIAAACLITLFAGTSGASAQEAWQGSWGASPAFPIGPELSNATIRQFVRISAGGSKVRLRFSNETSTQPLVIGAARIARPGNAPGSIDPASSLTVTFGGANSITVPPGAPAVSDPIDLNVSALDTLAVSLFLPRWTGPSVVHPLAEQTAYLSMSGDSTDTPALPEATTQTMRFMLSRVEVMAEGGTLVTLGDSITDGYGSGTDTNQRWPDILAERLAKSGGPAVGVVNAGISGNRVLHDLPEAMFGPSALSRLDRDVLSVPGLRWVVVMEGINDIGHSTSAGLSEQTVTPEDLIGGLKQIVARTRAHGVKAYCATLTPYEGTVFAHYFTPEGEIKRQAVNSWIRTPDNCDAVIDFDATVRDQANPTRLRADFDVGDHLHPNAAGYKAMAEAVDLGLFR
- a CDS encoding ETC complex I subunit produces the protein MAARIYSPAKTAMQSGKAKTDGWTLEFEPEQPRKVEPLMGYTSSGDMKSQIRLSFETKEEAIAYAQKNGIAYSVQEPKETRRRVVSYSENFRFDRKQPWTH
- the hdaA gene encoding DnaA regulatory inactivator HdaA — translated: MSLAMTDTPRQLPLDLGHEPGYSRDDLIVTASNMAAVDIVDRWPEWISPVVILAGPTGSGKTHLAAVWKAESDATVIDAANIGDASGKSGPFLIDNIGDGPIDEAGLFHLINTVRQSGSSLLMTSRRWPANWPVKLPDLASRLKAATTVEIGEPDDMLLSGVLYKLFADRQIAVDPNVISFLVSHIERSLSTASRIVDKLDRAALEKKSKITRALAASVVTAIDEGQATFDL